TGATTATGTATGAAATGGcgaaaaaaattcccttttgATTTCAAGGATTTATTCATGGGAAGTTATATATGTGTCAGTTTTACTACTTTTTATATGAACTTAGTCTGTTATCCTATCAGATAGTAACAAGTgagttaaatttttttctctgatgCACTCGCCTTTTATGATTCGGTAGTACTATTTTAATGTCGCAATTAGTTTTGCGAAATTCCTTCCAAGCTTCGTAGTGTTTTTGAAGCGTCACCAACAGCCAAGAAGTGTAAGTAAAATCTATTGCAGCAATACCTGAAATCAATAATGCTCCTCATCATGATACATCTAAAGTTTTTGTAGAATATTACCTAAGATGGATAGAAATCCTAGAATATGCGATAGTAGTTGTTTTTCAGATTTCGTTATATTTTCACAAAGAAGCATCAAGGTGTAAGTTGACGCTACAGCAGTAGGGGTGTATGCAATGAATGTGGCACTATCTATTAATAAATCCCACAAGTGTGACCCAGGAGTTGTTACAAACATCAGCAAAGACATTGCTAAATTGTACCTTAAATGTGGATATAATCAATATGTTCTGCAATCACCAAACAATATTTACCTAGGTTGTCTAACTATTTCATAGTGATGCTGACATAATTCACAATAGCTCCTGGATGACTCCATCAGCCATCTCTCCAAGCATTGTAAATGAACTAGGGCTACACTTCCTCGACAACGGCAGGGCATTAATAAATCATCTACACTTTCACCCCCATGACATATTCTGCACATAAATGAATCCGAGTCGAGACTAGtctaaaaattttattcaattggtGTATGAATCATGAAGGAACATGTAGATGTAGATATTTTGGGTTTAGCTCGTATATCAAACTTGTAAGAGAATAAAAAGTAACTCACTTCGCTATCTAGAAAAGAcacataaattttattcagatgTACATCCAGTCTATCATTATGTGCTGCGCTTCTCACAGCAACCAATGGTCTTGTATGAATTTTTGTAGGTTTTAGAATGTAAGGTAGACTTTGTCTGCTGAATTTCAAAGGAAAAATCTTTGTAGAATCGTTGGATGACGCTGAAAATCATATATATTTACCCATGAATGTTAAAAGTTTATTAAGCATTTCTGTTATTCTGTTTAAGTTATATATACAGtataataataagaaaatgAGAATATACATTAACGGAAACGAAAGTGGTCTGTTCAAATGGATCTATATGGCTTGTTTTATCAAGCGCAATATACTTTGGAGCTTATGGGTGCTTGTTAATGTAATTTTTTCCACATGGTAGATCCACTTTTAATCTTTTGTATATTTTGCAGATGAGCCTAAGTGGAGACTATACAGCGTTTTTACTTACTTTCTGGCATAGATATAGAAGAAAAACTTCCATACTGGAAGTATGCCACGTCTGAAATCAAACTATGATTATCGAAACTATTCCTTGGTGTTATCAAAgcattattatttgaataattcctTTCAGTAGAGCTGATTGTACATACATGGGATTCATTATCATGTAGATCTTCCAAGTAAGGTATTCTAGGACTCATCAGACTTGCTGTGGATTCTGTGAGCAAGATTGAAACTATAACATCCCTATGTTTGTTATTCTTTGCACCGCTTGAAGATGGTTTGCGGGCCATGACAGAAATGAAGGGATGTCATAATGACAATTACACTAGTCGAATTCTTTTTCAGCCCAAATAAAGcgatctctcaataaaaatatgaaacaaactatatatatatctatttattcaattttgaagtATAATAATATATGAActatgaaattttaatttttgtaatcACAGATTTTTAGATAACTAGAATCTAAGAACAATTTTGAAACTCTCAATCTCAACTATGAATTCAACACAAGCATCAACAATTTAATTGTTCCATCGGGGCAATATCACAAATCATGTaaaaaaagttaattttttgtccaaGTAGATACATTCTCAATAAAGGTCAAATGGAAGATTACAAGTATTCAAAACAGGAATttctttaaaaaatttttttttttttggtatccACTACACCCACATTAAATTTTTCCTAATGTGTCACTTAAATTAACACTTATACATTGAGGAATGATTTTTATTCTTGAAATATCTAAACATGTTTAAGCATTGAATTTTTATCAAAACTTAAAATAGAATTCAATGGACATTTAGTTGTaagaatttgaataattcaaattcCTTGCTTCACAAATTTCCATTTGATATTGATGGTGTTTAATTAAAATCTATCAGGCTTTGAATGTTCGAACAACTCTGCTAACATATTGTCTACAAATAGGACATTCTGCTAGTTTCTTGCCACACTCAACACAGGTTGCTATATGACCACATTCTAGTAGAACACACTCCAAAGGAGCATCCATGCAAAGTTTGCAAAGATCTTCTAGATTTTCTGGAAGCTCTAAAAAAGATTGAACACATTAACTGAAAATTACCTGAATTTACGAAGAAATTACCTTTCTCTTGCTTTCTGCTTTCTCTCCATAGTATTGCAGCTTTTTCAAGGAGTTCTGTCTTTTCTACACAACCTTTGTAATCCACTCTATTAAGGGTAAGTAGAACTTTCAACTGTTTGGCAGTCAGTTTGCTTAAGTCTGCTTCAGAGGTAATTTCAGATAATTTTGGACACTTACGAAGAAGAGGACTTCCTTCAGGAGTCTGTAAACATAACAAATTCAATGTCTTCTTGAGAGATACAGAATGATCAtttaaaaactaaaaaataatcaagcaCTGACCTTTGGCTGTGAGATATTGTCTAGAGTTTCCTCTGGATTAACATAAACCCATTCAGAACCTAATGTATTATCAAAACTAGTTGAAGGAGACTCCCTATTTCCACCTGGTGGAATATTTCCACTGCTAGATTGAGAAGATGAGGAAGATGAAGGTTGAAACTGGGCAGAGGTAGATGTTGGTGAATTTCTAGGAGATCTCCTTCTAGGAGGAGGCCTTGGAGCATTTGGCGATTCCTGACTGTTACTAGGACTTGCTTGATGTCTACCGCTTGTGGCAAAGAAGTTTTCTGATCCTAATTGCATCATATTATTCAATCAATATGCTTTACCTATAGATTCAGTTCAGTTGAGAACAATGTTCTACATGATCGAATTCCCGGAAGGCTAACCAAGCCACAACGACCCCCGGTTAAAATaatatagattcagttatctttTACATTAACAACAAAGGAATACTACAGTATCAAAAGACACAAATTATTAACCAAGGTTCATGTTGTTTTGGCAAAAAGGTAACGATATGGTGAATGAATGAACTATGTAAAAGTGCAGAAAATAAAGGTTAATGATCATAATCCGTATGCTCTTCAAATTAAATCATGAGGTGTATAAAATCTCACCTAGAAATTTGCCCAAAGCTGGATTTTCTCTAAGATTCTGTAGGGAATATGCTAGATTTGTGGTGAATATATCTGTgctttttttttgtttaataGGAATAGGTCTGCTACAGAACAAATCCACCAACTCCTGTTTTTCTGGAAAACAAAAACACTCAATTGCTGGCCTAAGCATTATCTCATATTTTCTTTGATCATGATGAATTTACCAACAAGTCCGTGGGTAGAAATGTTATGCCTCTTAAGGTATTCTTGAAGATCTTTGGATTTGAGTTCCATTAACTTTCCACGATCAGGAGGTCTCTTTAATAGTGTAATGCAAGTTTCACAATAAAACAAACTGCAAGTGTGTAACTATGAGAATTAATGGAAACATTTCAGATTTATACCTTACCCTTCTCTTCTTCTGAGACAACTTGCACAAAATTTTTCCTCACACTCCCCACATTTCATTTTCCAATTAAACAAATTGAAATCAGAATTACACTTTATGCAAGGCATGGTTTAAAATGATTCAGTATACCTTTGTGTTGCAATTCTCGTCGAGTTTCGGGGATGGATGTAATAATTTTCTCTTGTTATTCAGGTATTTCAAGAATGTTATGCTTATGCATAATACATTTATATCTTTTTCTGTATATTCATAGTTTGTTCACATATATCATAGagataaaatatataattaagGATAATCAGTTATCAACCGATAGTTACTATCGTTCCTGACGATAAAGATGTTTATAAAAACATTGCCAATAATTTTACAATAATTTTGGGAAATACCTCTTTTTGACGTGAAAATGAAGTTTCAAATGACACTTTCCAGGCGAAAAATGTTATCACAGAATATACTTTTTGATCTTTAAATTAGATAAACCTTCTGGCTTTTAGAAATCTTGATCCGTTTACTCTCATTAGTTGTGGCTTGAAAGAGTTTTCTAAAAACAAATTTAGACTTAAATTTCACGGATTGATTATTTTGTCGGATCCCTCTATATACCGCAGCATGAACTAGTTGCCAGCGGAGATCATACTGTATCTCAGCGCATCCACCGTAAATTAGAATAAGGTCTTCCTTTTGAAATTGCATTCGATCAACGACTTTGTATAACAGGAATAAGTTTTGAAAGCATGTATCGCTATTCAGAATGTTGTGTATTCAGTTAAAGATATGTATGTATAACCATTTACATTTTAAATCATCAAAGCCTCATTTTCTACTTGACTACCATGTTTTTGTTGCTATCAAAAAGCAACAATATGTTAAAATGCAGTAAAATAGGTTCATTAcggatggaaaaaattgttttacctCGGGAGGGTACTCCAGCctaagaaaaaataaattgatttttccGGCTCTGAAAATATCGCTGAGAGAATATTCAAGATGCGATGATAAAATATATTCACAATAAACAGTTCAAAGATGAGTACACAAGTTTTTATAAAATGCGATTATCTTATATaaacaaaattataaaaatggGTTCAGAGAAACATgatatgttcaaaaataaattcgataatatttttctatatttctaTGCGAAATGTAAGTaaatttcattataaaaatgtcGTTACCTTCCTGAATACAGGTACATCTAGCTAATACCCTATATTTCAGTTAGGATTaagtgttcaaaattttctgtATTTCCGAAAGGCTCTTACCTTTGGTTTCTATCACAAATAAATATGTGAAAATTGTGGATAGCATACCAAAGGCACTGAATATCCAAAACGTGGCACCTATTCCAATTTGATTCTTAAGTAAATTGAAGCCGAACAGAAAAATGAAGGCTAGAACATTGAGGATTGTGATGCAAATGGAAGTCGCTACATTCTTAACTTCCAACGGAAAAATTTCTCCGATGATGGTCCAAGGAAGGGGCCCCGAACCCAAGGAATACGTCGTGATGTATAAAACTAAACTGGCAATTGGTAGCCAAGACATCCAACCTACGTTCTCCATCTTATTCTTCAGGATGAAATAAGAACCAAAAAGCAGATGAGCTACTGTTATACCAACATATGATATCAGCAGTAACATCTTCCTGCCCGATTTATCCACGATCGAGGGGGCTATGAATCCGACCAGAAATTGTATGGACGCTATTATGATCGGACCTATTTCGCTTGGGACACCACCACCAGCTTCTTCGAAAATCGTTTGACCGTATGACATTATAACAGCCGTTCCTGAAAGTTGCTGGCATATGACCAAGCCACATCCTATAACAAGACCTCTTCTCAAGCCATTGTCATCTAAAACATTCTTCCAAGTCgcttgattttcttggttcaaACTGTCTCTGATGCTGTCCAATTCATCTTTGACGTCAGGCACACCTCTCAGATTCCGTAGACACTTTTCGGCTTCATTATAATCCTTCTGAATCAAATAGTAGGGAGATTCCGGTAGAAAAAAGTAAACTAATACCATGAAGATGGCTGGAATTAAGGCCAAGACGATGTGGAAGGGAATAAAAGGTGTCCAGGGTCCAATAATCAGCACAAAAAGGAGACCAAAATTGATGAAGCAGGTCATGGCAGTTCCCAATAAGCCTCTGTTTGAGTTGGCCGCTACTTCCGCGAAGTACATGGTGTCTACAGTGAAAAACCCACCAAGGGCGAATCCTCCAATTATTCTGGCCGTGTATAATTGCCAAATATTAGTAGAAACTGCGATAATGGCGTAAGACGCAAGGGCTGGTATGCCGAGGAATATGAAAATTGGTTTTCTCCCATATATCTTGGCTAGATAACCTGACAGAAATGTACCAACTAAACTGCCTAAAATGGGTATGGAACCCAATAAGCTTTGTTCATCGGGTGTTATAATACGGTGCAGTGGGTTATCTTCTATTCCTGTCAATTTTGGTAGTGTAGGAGATGTCCATGTCATGGATAAGGCTGCTATGAATACACCTAGATGTCCTGAAAATGATTATAGATTTTTTTACCACGAAATTTCACATGTAAACGGATGTTCACgttctattatttttattcaacaaaattttctgtttttaaTATATATCTTACAATCTACAATGAAGCGAAAATTGAGGGATGGAGTAGCGGTAGAAAAAGAAATGTTCATTTCTTACTCATCCAAATTATGTCTCTCTCTACCTACATTGTGtagtatattttttatttttttgaagaaatgtGCTTTATCaagtgaatttttcaaaatgatccgaaatgagttatattttttttttaccctctACAGCAGGGTTTCTTAACCTTTTTCTAGCTATGGACCCCTTTCAATATTTCGCAGAGCTCACGGACcctttctgaaaaaataaaaagaacgagATTTGGATTTTGCcagattttattatttacgattGTAGTTAATATACATCAGTTTCAAACTTAATGTTGAGACAGAATGGTCATGGACCCCCGACTTTTGTTAAATGGACCCCTTAGGGGTCCATGAACCACTGGTTAAGAAACCCTGCTCTACAGAGATATTTCGGAGttatctttaaattttttttttttcaacttttttccccaaataataacaattaatTTCCCAAATTGTTTGAAGCTTAAAAATCCATCTGTATAGTTTTATCTTATCATGGTACCTACATATACCATAATAATTTGATTATGGTACATACATACCATTTATAGTTTTATCTTAACTCATAAAACATTCATTAATTTCAGTTCACCAAGAATACCTTAAGAATACTTACCTATAAAGACAGCTATGTATTCATAGTAATTTCGTGAAAATAGTTGGAactgcattttcgaatttcaacaCCTTTATTGTGGAAACTGTTACTAAATAACAAACATATTGCCACCTCGATCTTCTATTTTCAACAATGGATCACATTATTCTAAGAATTGTTAGGTTTCCTGTTTCAGACTGTATGTAAATACAATTAAGTCTAATCTACTCACAAGTTTACATTTTGAAAACTAACTCGGCTGTACTGAATTGTTGAAAAGAAATTATGGAGTTATTGAATAATTGCTTTAGGTATCGCAACTTGTTATACATCCAACAATAGGTAGTAATGCTTCACAGATCACAAATATACGTGCATCATGAATAGTAAATGATATTTACCAACGCTTATAGTAAAAGTTTCTTCTAATGAACCTGTTCTGGGGAATTATTCACTAGTCTTCTTCATCTTCTTAGAATTGAGAACCTgatgattttgaaatgaagcaGAGGCGGGTTCAGCATTTCTCGGCCCCCTCAGGCATTTCTATAGGCCCCTGACAATCCACTTTGGACACACAATGGTTCGTTATTTCCAATAAATAAAACAAGTCCAGATTCGAACTTCAAAAATGACGAAACTCAGAAATTTACACAGCTAAGGTTTTGAAGGAACTTGTATTTGTGTCGCATCCACCATTTTTATTCAGTATGGAGTAAAGACAATATTCATATTATATATTGTGttatttcctgaaatataatAAGGAcataaaatgaaatacgaatCTACAAAAATTATCACTTTATACAAATGACCTCAATAGGTGAGTATTTCTggtgaataaaataattttcagatGTATAACACTCGCcgatataaatatatatttatgaaCGTTACGAtttgaatcgaactagccaaccaACGAGGGTGACGACAAAAAGACCGTCTTATTgagaaagagtagatgctgtcCATGGTTTCGATTATATTTCAACTTGTGAGAGCAATACAACTCCTACCTCATTGAGAACAGATACAGGTTTCATCTGAATATATTGACATATTCCTGAAATTTATTTGAATAGGCCGCTCTAATAAAATTATTAAGGTTTATTCAAGTCGAATATTTCTCCTTCGTGACTAAATCCCTAAAGCTTTCAAAGTTCAAGAAGAAAAGTAGGCAAGGGCttttttgagtattcaattccaACCTTTTACTCAATGGTACAAGGGTGAACTTAATTTCAAACCTACTGGATTATCAATGGTGCGTTATTCGATCGAAATTCACTGTTTAAAGACTTGGGGTAGCTTTGGAAGGTAGGGGGTGGAGTTATGCACTTTTAATCCTCATTAAACAAGTTTTCCTCCAAACAATAATTGAAGGTTTGAAGGATTTTACAAAACTTATCCCCTTGATGGCCTTGATTAATAATAAAGTGGAATTGTGTCCTTGGTactttattgatttccataaaATTAAGAGCGATCATGCTGGATCATCAATAGTCTACTTGATGACAATGATGACGAATGTTTTATATTTCAGCTCTCAAAATTCCATCGATGATTCAGTAGGTGGATTATTTGCACTAGGTTAGCAATTTTCCAAGctgaaaacaaacaatgacaaaAATCAATAATATCTTATCATTCTCACGTAAACTTGGTTGTTCGTTTCGATGAAGTGCCCATATTTGATGTCATCAGAAAAAACAATGGGATTCATGTTGTAATCTGGAACACAGCTGTAATTTGAACTAAATCACTGATTTAATTGATgaaattcaatcaatttgtTACATGATCCACGAATATCTCTCGCCTCGTGTAACAGTTTGTTTATTCTTATCTATCCTCTTGTTGCATTGGCTGACGTATGGGTATTTTGTGATTTTCCATCAATAATTTTCTGTTTTCCTTCATATCTTTCGATTGTAAACTATGAGTTTACAATCCTCATTCCAAAAGCAATTGGTGGAATACAGGTTGATACAATTTGTATCACTCTCAAATGTTAAAACGAAAGAGGGGTGAAGTGGCACCTTGTGTTGAAGGTAATTCGATTGAGTTTTCAAAAATGCCGTATACTTAACCTTTTTTGTTAGTATCGAAAAATGAAAGAAGAGTAGAATAAAGTAGAATACTTAGGATATCATGACTTGTAATGAAACGTGAAAATAATGGAAATTTTCGATATGTTGTCcattattttgtagaaaaaatttaaccTACTTGGAAATTCGGCCCTTACGTTTTTCAACTAGAATTTTTCGGCATGATATGCGTATTCTTACTTTTAGTTCTTCTACATTTCAGCACTGTGTCTTATACACAACCGACTTTGAATGTCTCCGGAGGAAAAAATCTAAAGGTGTCAAGTCTGGGGAGCGTGGTGGCAGATCAATTGGCCTCTTCTACCAATCTGTCTCTTAGAAATGATCTGTGAATCATTGCTACTAACAAAGAAGGTCAGGTGTATGGCATTTTAGAGATGGCAATCGAATTACCTTAAACACAAGGTGACACTCAACTCaccttcaaaattaaaattttagggTTGCTCTCATTACGCTAACAGGTTGATACAAGTTGATTGGAACCAACCGTATGAAATGCTCCCCTACAAAACTCAGTTTaccttttttaatttttttctgattcgaatTGAGGGGGTACCTTTTATATCCATAATTTTTTCGATGTAGGTATTGATCAAACGAAAGACATGAATGACATTGACTCTTTAAATTCCAGAATAGTTTTTCTGGGAAATGATGAATCGAAATTGTGTACCCTAATAGATTCGTGAACAAATGTATGAAAAAGTGTCCATGAAGTGATTTCTTTCGATCATTTTTTTACTACCATAAAAAGATAACTGGCAGCTTCCGAAATGATAAAAATCCTTTATCTATATCTATCTACTTTAGTCAATGAAGCTACTTTCCTCAAGTGCAAACCCATATTATCGATTTGTATATTCGAATAATCATACTATAGTAACCTTCTGAGGTTCAATTCAATTCGATGGGtggttttttcaaatatttggaggaaaaataaagaaatgggAGGGTGGATCATTTTGGGAGGTATAATGTTTATCAGGGGGATCGatattatgaagaaaaactacaaatccatcatttttattttaacatacgaaatataaataaatatggaaTGATTAAAGATTAATGACTTAAAAAAAGTCGTTTATATTTacatttttcctcaattttctaAATACCACAGCACTCTTAAAGGAAAAATTCAATGATCCAAGTTGGATAAATATAAGTTCGTCGTTCTTTATTCCTATATAACTTTCCAAGCTGAACTATTCCTCATCCTATAGTCCGAATTGCACTAACTTGCGTCCCTCTAACTCCAATCATGAATTGAGTTCATCTTGAATTTGTTGTAAGCTCTTGCCCTTTGTTTCGATCACGAAAAATACGACAAACAACGTAGCGAATACACCACATCCTGAGAAAAACCAGAAGATGATTCCCATCCCTATGGATTCACTGAGGGTGGGATACGTATATGTGATTATGAAACCGCAAATCCAGCATACCGCTGATGCCCCTGATGCTGCCAAGTCTTTTATGTTAGAAGGAAACAGTTCTCCCAACACAGCCCATGGGATAGGTCCAGACGCTGTGTTGTAAGCTGTGATGTAGATAACCAGAGTAGTGACAGGAAGCCAGCTGTAATTTTCGACAGAACTCTTGTCGTTTTTCTGCATGAAGAAGTACAAACCGATGAATATCTGCACCACCAACATGCAAACATGCGATATGATTAGCAGAATCTTTCTTCCCGACCTATCGGAAGCTATTGGTGTGATAAAACTGGTTAAGAATTGCACCAAAGCTATGATGATAGGTCCGTATTCCTTCGGCATACTGCCACCAGCTGCTTCGAAGATGGTTGTACCGTTGAAGAGCACTATGTTGATCCCTGAGAATTGCTGGAAGAATATGAGTCCTGCTCCGATGAGGAAAGCTTTGCGGTTTCCCCTATCAGTGAAAATATCCATGAAAGATCCACCTTCAGATTTCTCAACAGTTACTTTTATTTCGCTCAGTTCTTTGCTAACATCGTAGGTGCCTCTTATGGACCTTAGCGATTCTTCAGCTTTACTGTAGTCTTTCTTGATGAGGAAATACGGACTCTCCGGGCAGAAAATGAAGAACAGAACTATAAAGATAGCAGGGAATATGGCCAGGATCAAGTTGAACCACATGAATTCGACGTAAGGACCTAGTGTCACTGATGTTAGCAGTCCGAGGCAGATGAAAACGTTCATAGCTGCCCCTAGCATTCCCCTGTTGGAGTCCTCAGCGATCTCGCCACTGTACATCGGTATAACAGTGAATACTCCCCCAAGTGCCAGTCCAGCGAACGCCCTAGCGAAGAGAAAGCAGTAAAGGTTTCCGCTGAAGGCCAGTAAAAGGTAGCTGACGAGGAAAGGGACTCCGAGGAACACCAAGATTGGCTTCCGCCCGAACTGACCGGCCATCAAGCCGaataagggggcgccaaaaatAGCACCGACTGTCAGCAGGCAAGACATCCATACTGATTCTGGGCTGCTGTTATCATATTGCTGGTCTAGGGGTGTGTCACCTGCGCTTAGTTTCACTTGAATAGGTGAAAACCATGTTAGGCAGGTACCGCAAACGAAGGAGACGATCTGAGctgaaaaaaataagaaatttaaCACGTATCTGGCGgggaaaataaaaatgagaAAAGTACTGCGCTTTTGCAATTTCATAACTATAGTGGTCATCGATGTGGGGGTGTTTACTAAAGATATTTagttgatgtggccgatacttgattataatctacgaggatgtattgatatctagttagcctagaccagttccatgcataaaaaatattgcgttaccatagaaacgaacaataactcattagaagtgtcagtgtgaagtttgaggtcaaaaaagtaaaccagagttacgcaatgaatcaaaagaaaatgtccaccgaaattgtgaaaatcgaaaaattggactatcgagtcatcatcgagtatctgtatttaaaagggttaagaagtaagcagatttacgaagatatgcttaatacccttggtgatcaatatccttcgtacttatgcgaccgtgaaaaatttgactgcaagcttcaaaagaggtaaattttccattgaagatgatgaccgatcgggaaggccagtttctgtgtcagtccccgaaaatatgcAGTTcttgacataattttatcagagcgtcgaattgggctaaaacggatatctgaagcactgaatatttcatacgaacgcgttcatcatatagttcacgtcaatttggacatgagaaaaattgctgcaaaatggatccccaaatgttcgaatgttgaccaaaagcgtgcaagggtagaagcatcgcgttcgatctgtgctcgatttgaaaacgatgtagacttctctaaccgaatttttactatggatgagacttagtTACAtatctacgatccagaaaaaaagcaacaatcgatggaatggcgacactctggttctccaagacctaagaagtttcgtgtccaaaaatctgctggaaaagttcttgcttcaattttttgggattgccatggaggaatcatgattgattttttggataagggtagaacaaaaccggagattactattcgacatggGACACGGGAAAAATTTATccaaaaggtgttttgtttttgcaggacaacgcccctgcacacaaatctccaTGTGGA
Above is a window of Coccinella septempunctata chromosome 5, icCocSept1.1, whole genome shotgun sequence DNA encoding:
- the LOC123312915 gene encoding E3 ubiquitin-protein ligase MARCHF3-like isoform X1; its protein translation is MARKPSSSGAKNNKHRDVIVSILLTESTASLMSPRIPYLEDLHDNESHVCTISSTERNYSNNNALITPRNSFDNHSLISDVAYFQYGSFSSISMPETSSNDSTKIFPLKFSRQSLPYILKPTKIHTRPLVAVRSAAHNDRLDVHLNKIYVSFLDSETSLDSDSFMCRICHGGESVDDLLMPCRCRGSVALVHLQCLERWLMESSRSYCELCQHHYEIVRQPRYNLAMSLLMFVTTPGSHLWDLLIDSATFIAYTPTAVASTYTLMLLCENITKSEKQLLSHILGFLSILGIAAIDFTYTSWLLVTLQKHYEAWKEFRKTNCDIKIVLPNHKRRVHQRKKFNSLVTI
- the LOC123312915 gene encoding E3 ubiquitin-protein ligase MARCHF3-like isoform X2 — its product is MPETSSNDSTKIFPLKFSRQSLPYILKPTKIHTRPLVAVRSAAHNDRLDVHLNKIYVSFLDSETSLDSDSFMCRICHGGESVDDLLMPCRCRGSVALVHLQCLERWLMESSRSYCELCQHHYEIVRQPRYNLAMSLLMFVTTPGSHLWDLLIDSATFIAYTPTAVASTYTLMLLCENITKSEKQLLSHILGFLSILGIAAIDFTYTSWLLVTLQKHYEAWKEFRKTNCDIKIVLPNHKRRVHQRKKFNSLVTI
- the LOC123312914 gene encoding E3 ubiquitin-protein ligase RNF34, translated to MPCIKCNSDFNLFNWKMKCGECEEKFCASCLRRREGLFYCETCITLLKRPPDRGKLMELKSKDLQEYLKRHNISTHGLVEKQELVDLFCSRPIPIKQKKSTDIFTTNLAYSLQNLRENPALGKFLGSENFFATSGRHQASPSNSQESPNAPRPPPRRRSPRNSPTSTSAQFQPSSSSSSQSSSGNIPPGGNRESPSTSFDNTLGSEWVYVNPEETLDNISQPKTPEGSPLLRKCPKLSEITSEADLSKLTAKQLKVLLTLNRVDYKGCVEKTELLEKAAILWRESRKQEKELPENLEDLCKLCMDAPLECVLLECGHIATCVECGKKLAECPICRQYVSRVVRTFKA
- the LOC123312912 gene encoding facilitated trehalose transporter Tret1-like produces the protein MQFQLFSRNYYEYIAVFIGHLGVFIAALSMTWTSPTLPKLTGIEDNPLHRIITPDEQSLLGSIPILGSLVGTFLSGYLAKIYGRKPIFIFLGIPALASYAIIAVSTNIWQLYTARIIGGFALGGFFTVDTMYFAEVAANSNRGLLGTAMTCFINFGLLFVLIIGPWTPFIPFHIVLALIPAIFMVLVYFFLPESPYYLIQKDYNEAEKCLRNLRGVPDVKDELDSIRDSLNQENQATWKNVLDDNGLRRGLVIGCGLVICQQLSGTAVIMSYGQTIFEEAGGGVPSEIGPIIIASIQFLVGFIAPSIVDKSGRKMLLLISYVGITVAHLLFGSYFILKNKMENVGWMSWLPIASLVLYITTYSLGSGPLPWTIIGEIFPLEVKNVATSICITILNVLAFIFLFGFNLLKNQIGIGATFWIFSAFGMLSTIFTYLFVIETKGKSLSEIQKILNT
- the LOC123313559 gene encoding facilitated trehalose transporter Tret1-like, yielding MGASSGMKIYIISAIAQIVSFVCGTCLTWFSPIQVKLSAGDTPLDQQYDNSSPESVWMSCLLTVGAIFGAPLFGLMAGQFGRKPILVFLGVPFLVSYLLLAFSGNLYCFLFARAFAGLALGGVFTVIPMYSGEIAEDSNRGMLGAAMNVFICLGLLTSVTLGPYVEFMWFNLILAIFPAIFIVLFFIFCPESPYFLIKKDYSKAEESLRSIRGTYDVSKELSEIKVTVEKSEGGSFMDIFTDRGNRKAFLIGAGLIFFQQFSGINIVLFNGTTIFEAAGGSMPKEYGPIIIALVQFLTSFITPIASDRSGRKILLIISHVCMLVVQIFIGLYFFMQKNDKSSVENYSWLPVTTLVIYITAYNTASGPIPWAVLGELFPSNIKDLAASGASAVCWICGFIITYTYPTLSESIGMGIIFWFFSGCGVFATLFVVFFVIETKGKSLQQIQDELNS